A genome region from Oceanococcus sp. HetDA_MAG_MS8 includes the following:
- a CDS encoding pilus assembly protein — protein MEFALIFPLLFALLYGVIVYSYVLVLQESITFAAQQAASRAVSVSPEATGGAYVDTVRAQAREGAVRALVWLPEPQQARVLGSNGDAVDVSLVADPAGSVVEVNLNFDLAGLFPAVVLPFVGEIPPLPAVLNASASVLVGGSS, from the coding sequence ATGGAATTCGCCCTCATCTTTCCCTTGCTCTTTGCCCTGCTGTACGGGGTCATCGTGTACTCCTACGTCTTGGTATTGCAGGAGTCCATCACCTTTGCCGCTCAGCAGGCGGCTTCTAGGGCGGTGTCCGTGAGCCCCGAGGCTACGGGTGGCGCTTATGTTGATACCGTTCGCGCACAAGCTCGAGAGGGTGCTGTGCGCGCTCTGGTGTGGTTGCCCGAACCCCAACAAGCGCGTGTTTTGGGAAGTAACGGCGACGCCGTGGATGTGAGCCTGGTAGCTGATCCGGCCGGTAGTGTGGTTGAAGTGAACTTAAACTTCGATTTGGCAGGCTTGTTTCCGGCCGTGGTTCTTCCCTTTGTTGGCGAAATTCCGCCGCTGCCGGCAGTTCTCAACGCTTCTGCGAGTGTGTTGGTGGGCGGATCGAGTTAG
- a CDS encoding Flp family type IVb pilin, translated as MLKQRTQPSAKKNQRGATVIEYALIAALIAIAVAAVMGPLGTAISGKFTEAETTLTGGGS; from the coding sequence ATGTTGAAGCAACGCACTCAGCCTTCCGCTAAAAAGAATCAACGCGGAGCCACCGTTATCGAGTACGCACTTATCGCAGCTTTGATTGCGATTGCTGTCGCTGCGGTTATGGGCCCACTTGGCACGGCCATTAGTGGTAAGTTCACCGAAGCAGAAACCACCCTGACCGGCGGCGGTAGTTAA
- a CDS encoding symmetrical bis(5'-nucleosyl)-tetraphosphatase → MSVFVFGDLQGCASELQSLVDQLPLQAQDELWFCGDLINRGPDSMGTLQWLWDHRARIRCVLGNHDLSVLARLHDPQRKMGSTASELAAHGMGSQWVAWLLGMPLIQVGAGLSMVHAGIPPDWDLELALQSAEEVSAQLRATPPAEFWQQLYGNTPQRWTSELRGMERTRYTVNALTRMRFVESDGALEFACKSSPEQAPKHLQPWFSYSRRRWTAGDIAFGHWSTLGQVHWPQFSVWGLDEGCVWGGHLTALQWPERRLFRQPSPGYQEPGD, encoded by the coding sequence ATGAGCGTTTTTGTTTTCGGCGACCTACAGGGCTGCGCCAGCGAACTCCAATCTCTCGTTGATCAACTTCCGCTCCAGGCGCAGGATGAGCTTTGGTTTTGCGGCGATTTGATTAACCGGGGGCCAGACTCGATGGGCACTCTGCAATGGCTGTGGGACCACCGTGCTCGTATACGCTGCGTGCTGGGGAATCATGACCTCTCGGTGCTCGCTCGATTACATGATCCCCAACGGAAAATGGGTAGCACAGCCTCAGAACTCGCAGCGCACGGGATGGGCTCGCAGTGGGTAGCGTGGTTGCTGGGCATGCCATTGATTCAGGTGGGTGCCGGGCTCAGCATGGTTCATGCCGGCATTCCACCGGATTGGGATTTAGAGCTCGCCCTGCAGTCTGCCGAGGAGGTCAGCGCCCAACTTCGCGCTACGCCCCCCGCGGAATTTTGGCAGCAGCTTTATGGCAACACGCCGCAGCGGTGGACGTCCGAGCTGCGTGGAATGGAGCGCACCCGGTATACCGTCAACGCCTTGACGCGCATGCGATTCGTAGAGTCGGATGGCGCCCTAGAGTTCGCCTGCAAATCCTCACCCGAGCAGGCCCCCAAGCACTTACAACCCTGGTTTAGCTACTCGCGAAGGCGCTGGACTGCAGGCGACATTGCCTTCGGGCATTGGTCCACCTTGGGGCAGGTGCACTGGCCGCAGTTTTCTGTATGGGGCTTGGATGAGGGCTGCGTCTGGGGTGGTCACTTGACGGCCCTGCAGTGGCCAGAGCGGCGGCTTTTTCGCCAACCAAGCCCTGGTTACCAAGAACCAGGAGACTGA
- a CDS encoding MMPL family transporter, which yields MAQAQQTTWTDRILKVVEPLVYGKRMVGLAVLTALTIFFGWMASQTTVDAGFEKSIPLEHPYMKTLKKYQQDFGGGNTVLVALIQEDGEIYNEAFLSKLKAVTDEVFFLPGVDRSRVSSLFTPDVRFTEVVEGGFAGGNVIPAEYAPTPEMFELVKANVGKAGIIGRYVTTEQNGAMVFAELLETDPVTGEKLDYREVADNLEQIRQQFEDENVKIHIVGFAKVIGDVTDAALEVVFFFILALLLTATLLWLYTASFKLSMVVLVCSIVAVIWEFGLLTSFGYGLDPFAILIPFLVLSVSTSHGVQYVNAWVGELAEGQNSFDASLNTFRRLAIPGTTALITDLAGFLTIYLIPIDIVREMAINASFGMFAIIITNKVLAPIWLTYIKIDDLEAFQEKQRKREEMGDGLWKFLAKISRPVPALVTILIASLLLGWSLFKYGDLQVGDSQEGVPELRPESRYNQDSRAIVNNFAIGVDILKVIAEAPPESCIQYPVMEEIDRFAWRMDNTKGVNSTISLPQVAKIVNGQFNEGTPNMSVLPRNRYVIVQAITPIPTSSGLLNPDCSAMAVLVFTEDHRAETIQRIVNEVKSFNQNEAQHVNFALATGNVGVMAATNEVVKKKELEVVGYVYLVVVVFMFLSFRTLCGVLCVVLPLSLVSAMAYALMAVLGIGLKVATLPVVALAVGIGVDYGIYIYSTLIDRLSLGRNLEEAFTDTLHRTGKAVIFTGVALGGSVSTWLMSDLQFQADMGILLVFMFTANMFGAILLMPALARFLVQHRHFEKKTT from the coding sequence ATGGCACAAGCACAACAAACGACATGGACCGACCGCATTCTGAAGGTGGTCGAACCCCTTGTTTACGGCAAGCGAATGGTGGGATTAGCGGTACTCACCGCTTTGACCATCTTTTTTGGCTGGATGGCCTCGCAAACCACCGTCGACGCCGGTTTCGAAAAATCGATTCCTCTAGAGCACCCCTACATGAAGACGCTGAAGAAATATCAGCAGGACTTCGGGGGTGGTAATACGGTCCTCGTAGCGCTCATCCAAGAGGATGGCGAGATTTATAACGAGGCCTTCTTGTCCAAGCTCAAGGCTGTGACCGACGAGGTCTTCTTCCTGCCGGGCGTAGACCGGTCCCGAGTGAGCTCATTGTTCACCCCGGATGTGCGGTTCACCGAGGTGGTAGAAGGTGGCTTTGCGGGCGGCAACGTTATTCCTGCTGAGTATGCACCTACGCCCGAGATGTTCGAGCTGGTCAAGGCTAACGTTGGTAAGGCAGGCATTATCGGTCGCTATGTCACCACTGAGCAAAACGGCGCCATGGTATTCGCCGAGTTGCTGGAAACCGACCCGGTCACCGGTGAGAAGCTGGATTACCGCGAAGTTGCAGACAACCTCGAACAAATTCGTCAGCAATTCGAAGATGAGAACGTCAAGATTCACATCGTCGGCTTTGCGAAGGTCATTGGCGATGTCACCGATGCAGCGCTTGAGGTGGTGTTCTTCTTCATTTTGGCTTTGCTGCTCACGGCAACCTTGCTCTGGTTGTATACCGCCTCCTTCAAGTTGTCGATGGTGGTGCTGGTGTGTTCCATCGTTGCGGTCATCTGGGAGTTCGGGCTGCTCACCAGCTTTGGCTATGGTCTGGACCCCTTCGCCATTCTGATCCCCTTCCTGGTGCTCAGTGTGTCGACCAGTCACGGGGTTCAGTACGTCAACGCCTGGGTGGGTGAGTTGGCGGAAGGGCAGAACTCTTTCGATGCCTCTTTGAACACCTTCCGGCGTTTGGCCATTCCAGGCACCACCGCGCTGATTACCGATCTGGCCGGCTTTTTGACCATCTACCTCATCCCCATTGATATCGTGCGGGAAATGGCCATCAATGCCTCCTTTGGTATGTTCGCCATCATCATTACCAACAAAGTGTTGGCGCCCATTTGGCTGACCTACATCAAGATTGATGATTTGGAGGCCTTCCAAGAAAAGCAACGCAAACGCGAAGAGATGGGCGACGGGCTGTGGAAGTTCCTTGCCAAGATTTCGCGCCCAGTACCCGCATTGGTGACCATCCTCATTGCCTCACTGCTATTAGGCTGGTCTTTGTTTAAGTACGGCGACCTGCAGGTGGGTGACTCGCAGGAGGGCGTGCCCGAACTGCGTCCAGAGTCTCGCTATAACCAGGACTCCCGCGCTATCGTGAACAACTTCGCCATTGGTGTGGATATCCTCAAGGTGATTGCAGAGGCACCTCCGGAAAGCTGCATTCAGTATCCGGTGATGGAGGAGATCGACCGCTTTGCTTGGCGCATGGACAACACCAAAGGGGTGAACTCCACGATCTCGCTGCCGCAAGTCGCAAAGATTGTGAACGGGCAATTCAATGAGGGCACGCCGAATATGTCGGTGCTGCCGCGCAATCGTTATGTGATTGTGCAGGCCATCACGCCTATTCCGACGTCTTCGGGTTTGCTGAACCCGGACTGCTCGGCAATGGCTGTGTTGGTGTTCACTGAGGACCATCGGGCCGAGACCATTCAGCGCATCGTGAATGAAGTTAAGAGCTTCAATCAAAATGAGGCGCAGCATGTGAACTTTGCCCTGGCCACCGGCAACGTGGGGGTTATGGCCGCCACCAACGAAGTGGTTAAGAAGAAAGAATTGGAAGTCGTGGGCTATGTCTACCTGGTGGTCGTCGTGTTCATGTTCCTGTCTTTCCGTACCCTTTGTGGCGTGCTGTGCGTGGTGTTGCCACTATCGCTGGTCTCCGCCATGGCCTATGCGCTAATGGCGGTGCTTGGCATTGGCTTGAAGGTGGCGACACTGCCGGTCGTCGCCCTAGCGGTGGGGATCGGTGTGGACTATGGGATCTACATCTACTCCACATTGATCGATCGTTTGAGCCTGGGAAGGAACCTGGAAGAGGCCTTCACGGATACCTTGCACCGTACCGGGAAGGCAGTGATCTTCACCGGAGTGGCCTTGGGTGGCTCGGTGTCGACTTGGTTGATGTCCGACCTGCAATTCCAGGCTGACATGGGAATCTTGCTGGTGTTCATGTTCACGGCGAACATGTTCGGCGCCATCTTGCTAATGCCCGCTCTAGCCCGGTTTTTAGTTCAGCATCGCCACTTTGAGAAAAAGACGACCTAA
- a CDS encoding DUF1302 family protein — protein sequence MTKFWPRAVVIALGASVVVPAHALEFSIGNVYGSVISFFTVGAAMRMEERSEDLIAKQNNNPGLCVRTNWTTDGFGATDSPEYLGTQEGDIGRTCNDTQLPDFNRRYVETPGNFNINGDNGNMNFDQYDVVSAVAKLNSKIDISFGNFNLFGRGIWFFNETINGFDTTSFDTTLQPGRQSLGFEAEKQFGTDFLLQDLYLSTFVPIGDRTLSIRVGRQGLNWGESTALPLNSINTINPPDQRLARLPGFDLAELFRPVGMAVLGLDLTLNLSMEAFYQFEWRPVVIDAPGTFFSTSDVVGGEDSDGYYAMLSFGKAPEDPYGIYSSQDNSAAVPGTPENDPFALGSASSRTVFRARDVEPRDTGQFGFALRYFAEDFNNGTEFGFYFANYHNRLPSISFRSADQSCADVGYNDPLTGTRVNPLGRPATNVLELALNCGVGQGDIGSLRLAGEPLPVDTSELFVEYVEDIQMFGFSFNTTIGNWAWSGEYSFRPNMPLQIHSVDLTYASLQPAFPTNSINLTDIDLSGSLPPIPGASELLTALQNALVNPALEAAPIPATAIVLPGRRIAVPDYVETIYRDRAFDPVNDPRGDNYYIPGFERVKLGQLTTTFLNTIGGDNPLKASQIILIAEAGLTHVVDMPSLDELQFQGAETNTHISSGADGTQNLGVTDSAAVSGGFTTAGNGNEECLRRTFDSDRFGPYEAEPCRQNPTAEDPEQFGDAVSYGVRFISLIRYQDFFMGANFEPLIGAFYDIDGVAPGIGQNFYEGNFTGLLGLRFDYLSKWFTELRYTYINGKWNSRADRDTLAFSLRYEF from the coding sequence GTGACCAAATTCTGGCCGCGCGCCGTGGTGATTGCATTAGGGGCTTCGGTGGTCGTTCCCGCCCATGCCTTGGAATTTTCCATAGGTAACGTTTACGGCTCGGTGATTAGCTTTTTCACCGTGGGCGCCGCGATGCGTATGGAAGAGCGCTCTGAGGACCTGATTGCCAAACAGAACAACAACCCAGGTTTGTGCGTGCGCACCAACTGGACGACGGATGGTTTTGGCGCAACAGATTCGCCAGAGTACTTGGGCACGCAGGAGGGCGACATTGGTCGTACCTGTAACGACACCCAGCTCCCAGACTTCAACCGCCGTTATGTAGAAACTCCTGGGAACTTCAACATTAACGGCGACAACGGCAACATGAACTTCGACCAATACGATGTGGTCTCGGCCGTTGCCAAGTTGAACTCGAAGATCGACATTTCCTTTGGGAATTTCAACCTCTTCGGGCGCGGTATCTGGTTCTTTAACGAAACCATCAACGGTTTCGACACCACCAGTTTTGATACGACCTTGCAACCGGGGCGCCAAAGCTTGGGTTTTGAGGCCGAAAAGCAGTTCGGAACCGACTTCTTGCTGCAAGACCTCTACCTCTCCACTTTCGTGCCCATTGGTGATCGCACCTTATCCATTCGCGTGGGGCGCCAAGGTTTGAACTGGGGTGAGTCCACTGCACTGCCGCTGAACTCCATCAACACCATCAACCCACCGGATCAGCGTTTGGCTCGCTTGCCGGGATTTGACCTTGCCGAGTTGTTCCGCCCGGTTGGTATGGCGGTGTTGGGTTTAGACCTCACGCTGAACCTGTCTATGGAAGCGTTTTATCAGTTTGAATGGCGGCCGGTCGTGATTGATGCCCCCGGCACCTTCTTCTCTACCTCTGACGTGGTTGGTGGTGAAGATAGCGATGGCTATTACGCCATGCTGTCCTTCGGTAAAGCGCCGGAGGACCCCTACGGCATTTATTCCTCGCAAGACAATAGCGCGGCCGTTCCCGGCACTCCGGAGAACGATCCTTTTGCCTTGGGATCTGCGTCCAGCAGAACCGTGTTCCGCGCGCGTGACGTGGAGCCACGTGACACGGGGCAGTTTGGCTTTGCGTTGCGCTACTTTGCCGAAGATTTCAATAACGGCACCGAGTTTGGCTTCTACTTTGCCAACTATCACAATCGCCTCCCGAGCATTAGTTTCCGGTCAGCCGATCAGAGCTGTGCTGACGTAGGCTACAACGACCCACTCACAGGGACTCGTGTGAATCCACTCGGCCGCCCCGCGACCAACGTGCTTGAACTCGCGCTTAATTGTGGCGTGGGTCAGGGTGACATCGGTAGCCTGAGGCTCGCTGGAGAGCCATTGCCGGTAGATACCTCGGAGTTGTTCGTAGAGTACGTTGAAGACATCCAAATGTTTGGCTTCAGCTTCAACACCACCATCGGTAACTGGGCCTGGTCGGGTGAGTACAGCTTCCGACCCAATATGCCGTTGCAGATTCACTCGGTGGATTTGACTTATGCCTCACTGCAGCCGGCCTTCCCAACAAACAGTATTAACCTCACAGATATTGACTTGTCGGGTAGCTTGCCTCCTATCCCTGGAGCCAGCGAACTGCTGACGGCGCTGCAAAACGCTCTGGTGAACCCAGCGCTAGAAGCGGCGCCCATCCCGGCAACTGCGATCGTACTGCCAGGCCGACGGATTGCTGTCCCTGACTACGTCGAGACAATTTATCGAGATCGCGCATTCGATCCTGTCAACGACCCGCGCGGAGATAACTACTACATTCCGGGTTTTGAGCGGGTGAAATTGGGTCAGCTCACAACCACCTTCCTGAACACCATTGGTGGTGACAACCCTCTCAAAGCCTCGCAAATCATATTGATTGCTGAGGCTGGTTTGACCCATGTGGTTGATATGCCGAGCTTGGACGAGCTCCAGTTTCAAGGGGCTGAAACCAACACGCATATCTCCTCAGGCGCAGATGGCACCCAAAACTTGGGCGTGACCGATAGTGCTGCGGTGTCAGGTGGATTCACCACGGCTGGGAATGGCAACGAGGAGTGCTTACGACGGACCTTTGACTCCGATCGCTTTGGCCCTTACGAGGCAGAGCCTTGCCGGCAAAACCCCACCGCAGAAGATCCAGAGCAGTTTGGTGATGCCGTATCTTATGGCGTGCGGTTTATCAGCTTGATCCGCTACCAAGACTTCTTCATGGGCGCCAACTTCGAGCCCCTGATCGGTGCCTTTTACGACATCGATGGCGTTGCGCCGGGGATCGGCCAAAACTTTTACGAAGGTAACTTCACAGGTTTGCTGGGCCTGCGCTTCGATTATTTGTCAAAGTGGTTCACCGAATTGCGCTACACCTACATCAACGGGAAGTGGAACTCTCGCGCCGACCGCGACACTCTGGCATTCTCGTTGCGTTACGAATTCTGA
- the pgeF gene encoding peptidoglycan editing factor PgeF, which yields MPDAVEHCLLRPRWELPMGVHAAMTTRQGGTSTGPWRGWNMGRLCGDSPAPVAVNRSLLQHGLGLKAGIRYLHQVHGADIMQRRAADSAWQEPRADGHWTRDAGLALAVLAADCLPVLMTASSGSIVGAAHAGWRGLASGVLAAQVREMRAHLPAGERIVAWVGIGIGPCHYEVDSRVVNAIVAATGPAAWACIHDIGGGHATLDLAGIAAIQLRELNVSVTMQGGCTACDERRWYSHRRDSQSGRMAALIWREPLLP from the coding sequence GTGCCTGATGCCGTAGAGCATTGTTTGCTTCGCCCGCGCTGGGAGCTGCCAATGGGTGTTCACGCCGCCATGACGACGCGTCAGGGCGGCACTAGCACTGGACCTTGGCGGGGCTGGAATATGGGGCGCTTATGTGGAGATTCTCCGGCGCCAGTCGCCGTGAATCGATCCCTACTCCAGCATGGCCTCGGATTGAAGGCGGGCATTCGTTACCTGCATCAGGTTCATGGTGCCGACATCATGCAGCGCCGTGCTGCTGACAGTGCGTGGCAAGAACCTCGCGCAGATGGTCATTGGACGCGGGATGCGGGCCTGGCCTTGGCGGTGCTGGCGGCCGATTGTCTGCCGGTGCTAATGACTGCAAGCAGTGGGAGTATAGTGGGCGCTGCGCATGCGGGCTGGCGGGGTTTGGCCAGCGGGGTATTGGCCGCGCAAGTGCGCGAAATGCGTGCCCATCTGCCTGCAGGCGAGCGGATAGTGGCTTGGGTTGGCATTGGTATTGGCCCCTGTCACTACGAGGTGGATTCGCGGGTTGTGAATGCCATTGTGGCAGCAACAGGTCCGGCCGCTTGGGCCTGCATACATGACATTGGCGGGGGGCATGCGACTCTGGACTTGGCGGGCATCGCCGCAATTCAATTACGCGAACTGAACGTATCTGTGACGATGCAGGGTGGGTGCACGGCCTGTGATGAGCGGCGCTGGTACTCACATCGGCGGGATTCGCAAAGCGGGCGGATGGCCGCTCTGATCTGGCGTGAGCCGCTGCTCCCTTGA
- a CDS encoding RluA family pseudouridine synthase: MFAVAQEDDGRRLDQVLAAAVPQFSRARLQAWVREGRVNIDGSPVTKTREAVRSGCEIALCTPALQSADAPPAAEDIPLDVVYEDDAVLVVNKPAGLTVHPGAGQAAGTMQNALLHHRPALEALPRAGIVHRLDKLTSGLLVIGATLEAHTALVRALAERAVGREYLALVWGEVIAGGTIDAPLGRDPRDRRRYVISQGGRHAITHYRVAERLPKHTLLRVQLETGRTHQIRVHMQSRKWPLVGDPVYGRRGDPLRSLLPRQALHAARLSFVHPGTGEELSFSQDLPPDMQAVLEHLRSA, from the coding sequence GTGTTTGCCGTTGCGCAAGAAGACGATGGGCGTCGCCTGGATCAGGTACTAGCCGCCGCTGTGCCACAGTTCAGTCGGGCTCGCCTGCAGGCCTGGGTCCGTGAAGGGCGAGTGAATATCGATGGTTCTCCGGTGACCAAAACGCGCGAGGCTGTGCGCAGTGGTTGTGAGATCGCATTGTGCACGCCCGCCCTGCAAAGCGCAGATGCACCACCAGCGGCGGAAGATATTCCGTTAGACGTCGTTTATGAAGATGACGCTGTGCTGGTCGTGAATAAGCCAGCGGGGCTTACGGTACACCCTGGAGCTGGCCAAGCAGCAGGAACCATGCAAAACGCCTTGCTGCATCATCGCCCGGCTTTAGAGGCTCTGCCCCGAGCCGGTATCGTGCACCGCTTGGACAAGCTCACGTCTGGGTTGCTCGTTATTGGGGCTACGCTTGAGGCGCATACGGCCCTGGTGCGAGCGCTGGCGGAGCGTGCGGTGGGCCGCGAATACCTGGCTTTGGTCTGGGGCGAAGTGATTGCCGGCGGTACCATCGATGCGCCGTTGGGGCGTGATCCACGAGACCGGCGGCGCTATGTCATTTCTCAAGGCGGGCGGCATGCGATTACCCACTACAGGGTCGCCGAGCGTCTGCCCAAACATACGCTGCTGCGGGTGCAGCTGGAGACGGGGCGCACCCATCAAATTCGGGTGCATATGCAGTCGCGGAAGTGGCCCCTAGTTGGCGATCCGGTGTATGGACGCCGCGGGGATCCGCTACGCAGCTTACTGCCACGCCAGGCTCTGCACGCGGCTAGGCTGAGCTTCGTCCACCCAGGCACTGGGGAAGAGCTAAGTTTCAGCCAAGACCTGCCTCCAGATATGCAGGCTGTGCTGGAGCATTTGCGCAGTGCCTGA
- a CDS encoding outer membrane protein assembly factor BamD has translation MVHRWFSNIMAALVTALALVGCANNGGELPPVNPLDPQLDERRLQRANAQQLYKAARSALDAGDNATALTLYSRLDASYPFTPEATQGQLESIYARFRNFEPEAASAAADRFLRAHPRHPHVDYVLYLRGLIFFDSTAVDLLDLFDVDSAGRDPVDARRSFQEFSRLLQTYPNSAYSADARRRMLWLRERIAEHYFGIAEYYRWRGACVAAIRRGHEILDEFRQTRVVLDTLGLLTECYATLGLDEQAAEMARLLVTNKARWDNSPAASQPEPAGDAPAPPAL, from the coding sequence GTGGTACACAGGTGGTTTAGCAACATTATGGCGGCGCTGGTCACGGCCTTGGCGCTAGTCGGTTGCGCGAATAACGGAGGAGAACTGCCTCCGGTTAACCCGCTAGACCCGCAATTGGACGAGCGGCGACTCCAACGCGCCAACGCCCAACAGCTTTATAAAGCGGCTCGCAGCGCGCTAGACGCTGGGGATAATGCTACCGCGCTCACGCTGTATTCTCGTCTGGACGCCAGTTATCCCTTCACTCCGGAGGCCACTCAGGGCCAGCTCGAAAGCATATACGCGCGTTTCCGCAACTTTGAGCCTGAAGCCGCTTCTGCCGCTGCCGACCGCTTCCTCCGCGCTCACCCCCGTCATCCGCATGTGGATTACGTGCTTTACCTCCGCGGGCTCATCTTTTTCGACTCCACCGCAGTCGACCTGCTCGATCTCTTCGACGTGGACTCTGCAGGCCGCGACCCGGTCGACGCCCGCCGCTCCTTCCAGGAGTTCTCGCGGTTACTACAAACCTACCCCAACAGCGCTTATTCCGCGGATGCTCGGCGTCGCATGTTGTGGCTACGTGAGCGCATTGCTGAGCATTATTTCGGCATCGCTGAGTACTACCGCTGGCGGGGAGCTTGCGTAGCGGCTATCCGCCGCGGCCATGAGATCCTGGACGAGTTTCGGCAAACCCGCGTGGTGCTAGATACCTTGGGGCTTCTGACCGAGTGTTACGCCACTTTGGGCTTGGATGAGCAAGCCGCCGAAATGGCTCGCCTGCTTGTAACCAACAAGGCTCGCTGGGATAACAGCCCCGCCGCCTCGCAGCCCGAGCCGGCCGGCGACGCGCCGGCACCACCTGCACTGTAA
- a CDS encoding NAD+ synthase, with protein sequence MPLSSRRIAMAQFRPRMGDLQFNAQRVLAYARSAQANGAELLLYPEMALLGYPPDDLLMRPALEAALAQTLHTLSAELPSSLPVLVGAPEFAPEGLYNALYWLEQGQWRVVARKSALPNFGVFDEQRHFVASAGPQVVDWDGCRLGLLICEDLWDDQVCAALTQQAPDLVLCPNASPFDQQKRDQRQALLARRVNQWGAPTAYLNMVGGQDELVFDGNSQCWDAQRGAVNVSQVPTEALLLADVEAGRWRSAVWDAPPVEPLQLLSDIIALGLRDYFRENGFAHIFVGLSGGIDSALVLALAVQAVGSQQVTAVAMPSPYTAQMSLEDARQQAQWLNVEYLELPIAPMMDAFEQCLAPVHQGQPADTTEENIQARSRGTLLMALANKRRGLVLATGNKSELAVGYCTLYGDMCGGFAPIKDLYKMQVYALARAMNQRFAQIPDRVITRAPSAELRPDQRDEDSLPPYAQLDAWLEALIEQEHGPQWLIDRGAPASEVMRVTRLLRMAEFKRRQAAPGPKLTPKAFGRERRYPISARYPLL encoded by the coding sequence ATGCCCTTGTCCTCGCGGCGGATCGCCATGGCGCAGTTTCGCCCTCGCATGGGGGATCTTCAATTCAATGCTCAGCGTGTACTGGCGTACGCTCGATCGGCGCAGGCCAATGGGGCTGAATTGTTGCTCTACCCGGAGATGGCGCTATTGGGTTATCCGCCTGATGACCTCTTAATGCGTCCAGCGCTGGAAGCGGCGCTCGCCCAAACCCTGCACACGCTTAGCGCGGAGCTTCCCTCCTCGCTGCCGGTGCTGGTTGGTGCTCCAGAATTTGCTCCCGAGGGCCTCTATAACGCTCTGTACTGGTTGGAGCAGGGTCAATGGCGCGTGGTGGCACGCAAATCTGCACTACCGAACTTTGGTGTTTTTGACGAGCAGCGCCATTTTGTCGCGAGCGCAGGGCCTCAGGTGGTCGATTGGGATGGTTGTCGGCTGGGGCTATTGATCTGCGAAGATCTTTGGGATGACCAAGTTTGCGCAGCGCTCACTCAGCAGGCGCCGGACCTAGTGCTGTGCCCGAATGCCTCGCCATTTGATCAGCAAAAACGCGACCAGCGCCAGGCGCTATTGGCACGGCGCGTCAATCAGTGGGGGGCACCCACAGCCTACCTCAACATGGTTGGCGGCCAGGACGAATTGGTATTTGATGGCAACAGCCAATGCTGGGACGCGCAGCGTGGTGCGGTCAATGTCAGTCAGGTGCCCACTGAGGCGCTTTTGCTTGCTGATGTGGAAGCGGGCCGTTGGCGTTCTGCAGTGTGGGACGCTCCACCCGTAGAACCCTTGCAACTACTGAGCGACATCATCGCCTTGGGCCTTCGCGATTACTTCCGCGAAAACGGTTTTGCCCACATTTTTGTGGGGCTCAGTGGCGGTATTGACTCGGCCTTGGTGTTGGCGCTGGCCGTGCAGGCTGTGGGCAGTCAACAGGTGACTGCGGTAGCCATGCCCTCACCATACACCGCACAGATGAGCCTGGAGGATGCTCGCCAGCAGGCTCAATGGCTGAATGTGGAGTATCTAGAATTACCTATAGCGCCCATGATGGACGCCTTCGAGCAGTGCTTGGCGCCTGTGCATCAGGGCCAGCCAGCGGACACCACTGAAGAGAACATTCAGGCACGCTCACGCGGCACCCTACTGATGGCTTTGGCCAATAAGCGCCGAGGATTGGTGCTGGCGACCGGGAACAAAAGCGAGCTAGCGGTGGGTTACTGCACCTTGTACGGCGATATGTGCGGTGGGTTTGCACCCATCAAAGACCTGTACAAAATGCAGGTTTACGCTTTGGCCCGCGCTATGAATCAGCGATTTGCGCAGATTCCAGATCGGGTGATTACGCGTGCACCTAGTGCGGAGTTACGCCCCGATCAGCGCGATGAAGATTCACTGCCTCCATATGCTCAGCTAGATGCCTGGCTAGAAGCTCTGATTGAACAAGAACATGGCCCGCAGTGGCTGATCGACCGGGGGGCGCCCGCCAGTGAGGTCATGCGAGTCACACGTTTGCTGCGCATGGCTGAGTTCAAGCGGCGTCAGGCGGCTCCTGGACCCAAGTTGACTCCTAAAGCCTTTGGCCGTGAACGACGCTATCCTATTAGCGCCCGCTATCCCTTGCTCTGA